One genomic region from Rosa rugosa chromosome 1, drRosRugo1.1, whole genome shotgun sequence encodes:
- the LOC133737189 gene encoding large ribosomal subunit protein eL42-like, giving the protein MVNVPKTQKTYCKNKACKKHTLHKVTQYKKGKDSLAAQGKRRYDRKQSGYGGQTKPVFHKKAKTTKKIVLRLQCQGCKHVSQHPIKRCKHFEIGGDKKGKGTSLL; this is encoded by the coding sequence ATGGTGAACGTTCCCAAGACTCAGAAGACCTACTGCAAGAACAAGGCGTGCAAGAAGCACACCTTGCACAAGGTTACACAGTACAAGAAGGGCAAGGATAGTCTTGCTGCTCAGGGAAAGCGTCGTTATGATCGCAAGCAATCTGGTTATGGAGGTCAGACCAAGCCAGTCTTTCACAAGAAGGCCAAGACTACCAAGAAGATTGTTCTAAGGCTCCAATGCCAGGGATGCAAGCATGTTTCTCAGCATCCAATCAAGAGGTGCAAGCACTTTGAGATTGGTGGAGACAAGAAGGGAAAGGGAACATCGCTTTTATAA